The sequence AACGTGGGGATCCTGGGAGAGAACGGGAAGAAGTTCGCCATGGAGCCCGAAGAGTTTGACGCCGAGGTGCTCAGGGACTTTGTCATGGCCTTCAAGAAAGGTACGCACCTTATCCTCAAATAACATGGTGGAATTAAGCGGGTACATAATTAATTTTAACATGTTAAAGAGTGTTAATGTGTAATAAGGAGGGATCCCCAACACTGCGTTCCTTcccaagatttcttccttgcccTCTGGGGGCTGGGCTCAGGGGGTGTCTGAGTATACGGTCTGTTAAGTCCTTTGAGACTGGAGCTGGGatttaagggctatacaaatacaattgaatcaAAAGTATATACATTTCATCCATATTTTAGTTATTTTTCAATCTCAAGGTTCGTGCCTTGCTTAATCATTCAAAAATCTAAACTGGACTGGTCTTGTTCCGAAATTAAACTGTCTGTTTCTtccctgtgtgtctccaggCAAGGTGCAGCCCATCATCAAGTCCCAGCCGCTGCCCAAGAACAATAAGGGGCccgtgaaggtggtggtgggcaAGAACTTTGACGCAATCGTCATGGACACCAAGAAGGACGTCCTGATCGAGTTCTATGCGCCGTGGTGCGGCCACTGCAAGAAGCTGGAGCCCGAATACCTCGCCCTGGGCAAGAAGTACAAGGGCCACAAGGACATAGTCATCGCCAAGATGGACGCCACGGCCAACGACGTGCCACACGACATCTACAAAACGGAGGGCTTCCCCACGATATACCTGGCGCCCAGCAACGGCAAACAGAAGCCAATCAAGTTTGAGGGCGGGGACAGAACACTCGACGGCTTCAGTAAGTTCCTGGAGGAGCACGCCACGAAGCTGTCGAAGAAAGACGAACTTTGAGAGGGCTTTTCTCTCCGGCCAAACGTAGCCGAGAACTCTTTGTGATGCTAGCGCCGAGTCTTCCAGGGGCGCGAAGCGCAGCCCTCGCGAGGCTGAGGGGTTGCCGAGGGACACCGTGTTACTGTGTTGCTATGACAACAGTGTTGGACCATTTATAATTTTCGCGTTTGAACCATAAGAGATTTTTACTTTGATCCATTTCTAAAAGCATGTTAATGCACTGTGTTGGAGAATTggtctttttaaataaaattcTAAAAAAGACAAGGCTTTTGGTATTTGCATTGAAACAGACAAAATTATTTTTTAGAATTGACATTCCTGGTTTGCCAATGCTACATGAAAggctgaataaaaaacaaatcaagtttCATTAAattcttttaatttttttctatttaaattacatttttacaAGATATTGCCAAATGTTTCCATTTGAATTGTTAATCTACTGAAAAAGGCCTTGGTAGACGAAGCCAAGCTATTTAAATACCCTGTACTTTTATCTAGCCTTAAGACTCAATTACCTCAAAAGATGGCTTGAACCCAACGATTACTCAAGACTATTATACTGCTTTTTAAGTAGGCTCATTTTCACAGCTCTGGCCTCTGGAAGTTTGTCGTTAAATATTCTTTAAGCGAGCATTCATCCCAGAGACCACCCACTGCATTTGAAGGTCACACTCAGACAAGGCACACCGATCATTTGACACATTTTGTAAAACATTTCTTTGATTGGCTCAAGAAAAAGGTGTTGGCACGACCAGCAAGGAAGAGATGCATTGGAAGCACATTGACATTTTTAAGGGTCTGATTATTTTGTGACGCACCGTGTCACCATGAcccacacaaaaataaaagtcaATCTCCCTGTCATGGCCTTCAACTGAGCTGTCGTTTTCCAGTTTTAAAAGATAAGAATTTCAGAAAACGCTTGGCTTAGGTGTTCAGAAGATTAAAAAGGCTCTCATCGGCTGCGATTTATGACGCGAGCTGACAAGTTTTCAAGTATACAATTGGTTAAACGTTAAAAATTCGACGTACGACAGTTATCACTGAATGCTGTTCGTCCGATCAAAATGGGGGACTATGTTGCGAAACAACACAACCGTTTGCTAGGTAACCGAAGTTGCCCAGGGTGTTGTAGCATTCTAGGCATTCCCTAGGGTAGTCAGCCGATGGGTTTTGACAACGCTACCAGGGAAGGGTAACTTTTACATGCAAACTGTGTTTACAGTGATCCAGGACGGGACGGAAGTGGCTTCAGATGACGTATGGCTCGGATGGCTTCTGAAAGGCGTTAGGAATAGTCCTGCAGGAACTGTGCGTTGAACTCTGCGATCTTCTCCAGCACATACTTCAGCTTCTCCTTGGGGGGCAGGATGGTCATCCTGGAGGGACAATGAAAGGCAGAGTGTTCAGAGACAAGGATGACAACGCAATAAAAACGTCAGTGTGTCACACACCGCGACGGATTCACTCACCTGAAGTGGAAggttccctctctctggccGAAGCCACTCCCTGGTACCAAGCAGATTCCAGTGGTCTCCAGGAGCTTCATGCAGTACATCTGGTCTGGGGCCTGGCCTgccgcctacacacacacaaagatacacacaagacagacagacacacagacacaggaaaGTCAGTCAGGGACCTCAAACTGgccaatagaaagtgacgtTAACGACGAGCGAAACAAAAGTCCCAAAATAATGAGAGGGTAAGGATTAGAGGTGCAGTATGAAAGCGGTGTTTCGAGCATTACCTTGGCCTGGTCGATGGCCTTCTGAGGAATGGTGATGCGGGGGAAGGTGTACATGGCCCCCTGGACCGGGTTGCAGTGGAACCCGGGCACGTTGTTGAAGCTCTCCTCCGTCAGCGTGGCCTTCTGCGCCAGGTCGGCCAACACCGCCGCCCGCTCCTACAATGAATCATAACCGTACTCAATCATACTCAACCATACTCAGTGAATGAATCATAACCATACTCAACCATAATCAATCAGAGTTAACTCAGTCTGAATCTAAAGTCTAAAGTCTGAACATTCGCGCAACAAATACAGCAACCTGAACATTATATAGAGAGTCCAGACATAATTAGAGTTATAGAGCAATTTGGGtttctcccccctgtctctgtgtctctctccctctcaccctccctccctccccctcaccttggTGAAGGTGGCGTAGGAGGGCTccccgggctggggggggttgaCCACCACGTCCATGAGGGCCTGTCCCGACACCGGGGAGCAGAGACGCACCGACACCAGCTTGGTGAGCTGGGCCTTCACCTCAGGGTCCAGGTTCACCACCTCCATGTAGCCCCCGCGGAagccacacctgtgtgtgtacacacacacacacacacacacacacacacacacacacacacacacacacacacacacacacaccacacacaccacacacacacacacacacacacacacacacacacacacacacacacacacacgtcagtgtCCCAAAACTTCAAGGCCGTCACTGTGAGCCCTTCCATGTTAGTTAGATTTATCTAAGGTGTCaatgtgcttgcgtgtgtgtgtgcgcatgcgtgcttACGAACTCAGTACTCTTAAAATGTGTACCGAGCGATACTGACCGAAATATGCAAATTACGTTTACAAATAACTTGtatataaatgaatacatatattacacatatatatttgtattgttgtaGTTGTTATTATCAGCAGTTTTCTGCTTGCCAGTCAGGTTCTTCCTGTCATTGACAGTTCAGCCAGTCCCCCCCTCAACCCGTGGGGGGGACGGCGGGGTAGGCGGTTTCCCCCACGGCGGGGTACGCCGTCTCCCCCACCCCGGCCGTAGGCCGTGGCCTCTGGGGCTCAGAATGCTTGCTTTTGGGAGGATATCCCGCATATTTCCTCCgagacacaaacaacagcattCTTACGCGATGGCTGCAGGCTGGGGCTTGCAGGTACGTATGTGTTTGGGAAGGGAgttgtttggttttgtgtgtggtgtaaaatattctaaataaataaacatgatatatagtttatttatttttgtgaaaaTGAAACCCCACACATTGGTGCATTAGTCTCGTGTGAGTAGGCTGATTTCAGATCGTTTTTACTATTTTTGCATGCCGAGATTTACCCTTATGCAAATGATccatttataataatttaatacaAAAGGCCAACTCACTCTCCCATGTAGCACTTGGAGGTGGAGTGGAAggagaccagctccaccacgCTGGAGAACTCGGGCCCCATCTCAAACAGCACCTTCTTGAAGGAGTGGAACACGCAGCCTTCCGCATAAACGTTGTCCTGGTACACCTTGTTTAGGCCGGAACATAAAGGTTGATCATGGGCACGGAGCCAAACCAAGCCTAGACGTCCATAGTCCTATTCAAAGTTAACTATAGAACCATTCATTAAATCAATTAGTATgtcatgggagtgtgtgtggatgatgtaAGCAGCCTCACACAGCCCGAGTCAGacactgattggactctggagCTGGACAATGTATGCTGATaaacctgccacacacacacacacacacacacacacacacacacacacacacacacacctctagggCCATGAAACGTTAGAATAAACCAGTTTCCAACATTCCCCACCCTGCGTCCTGAGAGCCCAGTTAATCCACCTCGGATTAACTGGGCTGCAGCCCCTTAGGTCGTGTGATGAATTGTCGTAGGTTACTTGACAAACAAGGAAGCAGTTCAACCGGATTTGGGATTGAGATTAAGTTTAAGTGATATTTAGAATGACGAGACGTTGTACAAATGCCgggtgtgtttgtagtttaCTAACGACCCGGTATAGCCAAATAGGTAAAATCACATCTCATAAAAAATTAGGTAAATAGAAATCTGGTTCAGATACAATTGCATTCATCTCAACCTCATGCTCGAACCCACAGAAGTCTGCGTGCAGGCGGCAGAAACACTTGGTGAAACAAAGATGTTCCACAGAGCCTCCAGGATATGCCTGCTTTGCTTGTGATTTTCTCAATGGGTGGACTGCagacttaaaataaataattaaaaagacTCAACAAACGCGCAACACTGCTCACCTCGTCGGCCATGAGAAGCAGCCCCTCCTCCTTCGCAAACCGAATGACGTCTTCGATGCACTGCCGGCTCTGGACCTGGCCTGTCACAGGAACCAGGATGAATGATTAACAATGGACGTTAACGAACTTTATAAATTATCATAGATTTTTATGGGGTCCATTAAATATAGCCCTGAGTAGTTTATATGCACATAATTCCTTTCTTTGAAATACAGAAatatgttgttggtactgctgttggacacacacacgtgtgtttgcgtgtgcgtgtgtgcgtgtaccggTGGGGTTCCCGGGGTTGATGATGCAGAGCGCCCGGGGGTTACAGTGCTCCCGGGCGGCGGTCAGCGAGCGCCGTAGCTCGCCCACGTCCAGCCCCCAGCACTTGTCCTCGTCCAGGTAGTAGTTGATCTGCACGCCCTGGAGCTCCGTCAGGGCGGCCGAGTACAGCGGGTACTGGGGGATGGAGATCATCACCCCCGTGCGCGTGCGGCCCTCACCGCAAATCAGCAGCTTCAGCATGGTCTGGGGAGGGGATGCGGAGGGTACGACGTGGGGGAGGTTAATGCTGCTGTGAGGACGGCTGGGTAATTAATAGAACAGTAATCGTCTTTTTGACTtttgggtcaaacgatctccgaACTAATATACCGGTAATCGCATTGAAATtaaactatttatttatattttttattattatttattttgtatagaATTTTCAGAACTGTTGGGTCCATTATTGTACATTCTTTTCCATTtcaacattttctattttaacatTGTCTATTTTTAAAAAGGGGACATTTCAAAGATCTCAgttacaatgtgttttttttagagggaaatgctgaataaatacagagtgttttcaaactcaaaaataatcgtttcaaTAAAGGCAATTTCAATaatgaccaaaataatcatgatGATGATTTTTTTCAATAACCGAGTAGCCCTGGCTGTGAGGGGAAGATTTGAGAGATgtgaagagaaaaagagagagcagaaaagagtACAAGAGTTGGAAACTAACAACAGCCAGGAGACTCTCATAAATGGGCAGGCCAGGTCAACTAGACCTGGGCCTGCCTAACAGAGCAGTTCATCCGCTGATAGATGAAGGATGAGGGACTTGTTACATGAACCTGCTGTAAAATGGTGAAGCAGCAGGGCAGAGGAGAAGGccgaagagagagaaagagaaatggaGATACAGTAAATATACAGTAGGTAGGAATAGGTAGGTGGAATCTGAGTTCCTCAGATGTAGGAAGGGAACAGTGAAAGTAATAATGAATGCCTAAGAATAATCAATAGGGGAGCAAATCTCAAGTTTTAGAAAATAAAAGCCCTAAAAACATAATTTTTCATTATGTTTATACTGAGACATTAGATTTTTGTTGTAATGCCTTGGTTTTGAACTGCATCAGCAAATCTAGGACAACAACTTACATTATACTGTGAAGGGCTTTTACTTTCACCTTCAGGAATATTTAACCTATGAAGGAAATTTATATGAAATAATAGTGGCAGTGGATCAAATGTGATCTATGCATCAGGAAATGCaccaggtttgattccccaACGTATGACATTCTGGATCAAAGAGTCAAACACTCTCGAGCTGTgatcgaaatcgttccctattcactcactcactattccctatatagagTTTATTATATAGTGCACTAtgtagggaacgaacaaacgagaattcggacactacgctgaacatttctaaatgtCATTTGAGTCAGTAAATGCGCCACGTATTTgagtgacgcagacagatgcgcccatatcatgtaaacaaaccgggcactcacgaggaaagctggaggttgtattgatgttgaatgttacatttccttgatcaaggtttttttttaattaattttgaatgttttctatgttaaatcccaaataaattgttgacatttctaaacgacaTCATTTAATGTATTTGTGTTCGCGGTtttcctccggaaaaacacgaccgcattgcattgtggtatacgggagtgaCATGTGGGGAACATCGTATGtccactcaaattttgggtattttaagtccactatatagtgcatgaaatgaACCACTGaaaattcgaacaccactacaaaatggcgagcaccctatatatagtgcactatatccgtgatagggaacgatttcgaacacagctgtGGTCTGAAAGTTCTGTTTGAAACAGCACGAGTGATAACGAATGGGAAGGAAACTAAACGGGAAGGTAGCTCACACTATCCTGACCGAGCATTAACGAGGGACTGCTTCCCTGGGCCTCGTTAGTCAAAGTGGTGCCACCTGGGTTAATTACTCATTCTTTACACCTGTGTGTTCTCATTACCCAAATTCCACCCCTGTTAATCACTTATTTTGTCTTTCTATGCTGGGATCGTGATAGTGGTTTCTGTGTACATTAAGGTTCCAAGTAAACATGTCACACCTGCTTCAGGCATTTATTATGGATATACAGGTGAA is a genomic window of Gadus chalcogrammus isolate NIFS_2021 chromosome 23, NIFS_Gcha_1.0, whole genome shotgun sequence containing:
- the si:ch211-217a12.1 gene encoding alanine aminotransferase 2-like codes for the protein MSQKEVNGSSHRGKVLTLETMNQNVRQVEYAVRGPMVLRAVQIEEELKKGVKKPFTEVIKANVGDAHAMGQKPITFIRQVLALCAYPALLEDDKFPEDAKLRARRILDGCGGQSIGAYSASQGVECIRKDVASYIEKRDGGIPSNHENIYLSTGASDAIVTMLKLLICGEGRTRTGVMISIPQYPLYSAALTELQGVQINYYLDEDKCWGLDVGELRRSLTAAREHCNPRALCIINPGNPTGQVQSRQCIEDVIRFAKEEGLLLMADEVYQDNVYAEGCVFHSFKKVLFEMGPEFSSVVELVSFHSTSKCYMGECGFRGGYMEVVNLDPEVKAQLTKLVSVRLCSPVSGQALMDVVVNPPQPGEPSYATFTKERAAVLADLAQKATLTEESFNNVPGFHCNPVQGAMYTFPRITIPQKAIDQAKAAGQAPDQMYCMKLLETTGICLVPGSGFGQREGTFHFRMTILPPKEKLKYVLEKIAEFNAQFLQDYS